A window of Exiguobacterium sp. FSL W8-0210 genomic DNA:
ATTTTAAATTGGAATACGGCAAGACGGCAGATGGAACGATTCTACTGGCTGATGAGATCTCACCTGATACATGCCGCCTGTGGGATCAGGAAACTGGAGAACATCTCGATAAAGATGTCTTCCGACGCAATATCGGTTCACTGACAGAGACTTACCAAACACTATTCAATCGCCTAGGGGGAAACACACAATGAAAAAAGTCATCGTATCGATCGCATTACGGGAAAGCATTTTAGATCCACAAGGAGTTGCTGTAAAAGGCGGATTGCAACAGCTTGGTTTTACGGGTGTCGAGAGTGTCCGAATCGGAAAACAGATTGAACTGCTCGTTGA
This region includes:
- the purS gene encoding phosphoribosylformylglycinamidine synthase subunit PurS, translating into MKKVIVSIALRESILDPQGVAVKGGLQQLGFTGVESVRIGKQIELLVETETTEAMIHEMCQKLLVNTVMEDYQITIEEVTPA